A single region of the Halorussus gelatinilyticus genome encodes:
- a CDS encoding serine/threonine-protein kinase RIO2 has protein sequence MVQNVAGMLTELEPEDFHLLSGIEQGMRFSEWVAREKIPEFSRLTAEEVDYRIDRCLDRELIERQTIQYEGYRLKFEGYDALALHTFAERESVEGFGSPLGVGKESDVYEVQSYKPLALKYHREGYTNFREVMKERDYTSDREHVSWFYTARKAAEREYEALETLYPDVKVPRPVDHNRHAIVMEKIDGVELSRTRLEDEQVVPILDLILSEMADAYAEGFVHADMSEYNVFVNTEGITIFDWPQATPTDHENADEFLERDVDNVVGYFRRKYPQLVPDSVHTQSLATALADGEFETVRDYASE, from the coding sequence ATGGTTCAGAACGTCGCGGGCATGCTGACGGAGTTGGAACCCGAGGACTTCCATCTGCTGTCGGGCATCGAGCAGGGGATGCGGTTCTCGGAGTGGGTCGCCCGCGAGAAGATTCCCGAATTCTCGCGGCTGACCGCCGAGGAGGTCGATTACCGCATCGACCGCTGTCTCGACCGCGAACTCATCGAGCGCCAGACCATTCAGTACGAGGGGTACCGACTCAAGTTCGAGGGGTACGACGCGCTGGCGCTCCACACCTTCGCGGAACGCGAGAGCGTGGAGGGGTTCGGGTCGCCCCTCGGCGTCGGCAAGGAGAGCGACGTCTACGAGGTCCAGTCGTACAAGCCGCTCGCGCTGAAGTACCACCGCGAGGGCTACACCAACTTCCGCGAGGTGATGAAGGAGCGCGACTACACGTCCGACCGCGAACACGTCTCGTGGTTCTACACCGCCCGGAAGGCCGCCGAACGCGAGTACGAGGCCCTCGAGACGCTCTACCCCGACGTGAAGGTTCCCCGGCCCGTGGACCACAACCGCCACGCCATCGTGATGGAGAAGATAGACGGCGTGGAGCTGTCCCGCACGAGACTCGAAGACGAGCAGGTGGTCCCGATTCTCGACCTGATACTCTCGGAGATGGCCGACGCCTACGCCGAGGGCTTCGTCCACGCCGACATGAGCGAGTACAACGTCTTCGTCAACACCGAGGGCATCACCATCTTCGACTGGCCGCAGGCCACCCCGACCGACCACGAGAACGCCGACGAGTTCCTCGAACGCGACGTGGACAACGTGGTCGGCTACTTCCGGCGGAAGTACCCCCAACTCGTGCCCGATAGCGTGCATACTCAGTCGCTCGCGACTGCGCTCGCGGACGGCGAGTTCGAGACGGTCCGCGACTACGCCTCCGAGTAG